A DNA window from Longimicrobiaceae bacterium contains the following coding sequences:
- a CDS encoding zinc ribbon domain-containing protein: MPTYEYRCTACQHEFELFQRMSDEPGADCPQCGTAAERLLSAGAGLLFKGSGFYITDYRSESYKKAAQADSANGESKGDKKGGADSSSKASSRTATASSKGE; this comes from the coding sequence ATGCCTACGTACGAGTATCGCTGCACGGCCTGTCAGCACGAGTTCGAGTTGTTCCAGCGAATGTCAGACGAGCCGGGGGCGGATTGCCCGCAGTGCGGGACGGCCGCGGAGCGTCTTCTTTCCGCCGGTGCGGGGTTGCTCTTCAAGGGTTCGGGCTTCTACATCACCGACTACCGTAGCGAGAGCTATAAAAAGGCCGCCCAGGCCGACTCGGCCAACGGCGAGTCCAAGGGCGACAAGAAGGGCGGCGCCGATTCGAGTTCAAAGGCCAGCTCCCGCACGGCGACGGCGTCGAGCAAGGGCGAATAG
- the argS gene encoding arginine--tRNA ligase — MPVEQLRNEIVRVLREMGVEQPPEVSLERPRNPEHGDFATNVAMTLARPLRRPPRQIAEELVERLDLTGGGIQSAEVAGPGFINFRLAGDYLLDGLRAIVEQGRDFGRSNEGAGQRVMVEFVSANPTGPLHIGHGRQAALGDAVAELLAWTGWSVYREFYYNDAGEQIARLTRSVWARYQQELGEQVPFPEDGYHGDYVVDLARQLIQSEGDRFRGDDSQEALEAMRRFAVRELRAEQNRDLDALRVHFDNFFLESSLYDSGRVQETIDRLRETGLVYEKDGALWLETTRFGDDKDRVMVKSSGHPTYFLPDVAYHLTKWERGFHRAINVQGSDHHGTVARVRAGLQALGLPEGYPEYVLHQMVLVVRGGEEVKFSKRAGNYVTLRDLYEEVGVDVTRYFFLMRRAEAQLTFDLDLALDHSEKNPVYKLQYAHARMSSIFRRAGMASGDEVDIGADLSPLTAEAEREIIKLLLRFPEVISSSAERHTPHSVCEYLEELAGAVNSWYHSGNLAPELRVVGTEVPPEVSRARLVLARAIQLVLANGLRVLGVSAPERMERQPEAA, encoded by the coding sequence ATGCCCGTAGAGCAGCTTAGAAATGAGATCGTGCGAGTGCTTCGGGAGATGGGGGTCGAGCAGCCCCCGGAGGTCTCTCTGGAGCGCCCGCGGAACCCGGAGCACGGTGATTTCGCCACTAACGTCGCGATGACGCTCGCCCGGCCGCTCCGCCGCCCTCCGCGCCAGATCGCGGAGGAGTTGGTGGAGCGGCTGGACCTTACCGGGGGCGGAATACAGTCCGCGGAGGTCGCCGGCCCCGGCTTCATCAATTTCCGCCTGGCGGGCGACTACCTGCTGGACGGGCTGCGCGCGATCGTGGAGCAGGGCCGGGATTTCGGCCGCTCCAACGAAGGCGCGGGGCAGCGTGTCATGGTGGAGTTCGTCTCAGCCAATCCCACCGGGCCGCTCCATATCGGCCATGGGCGGCAGGCCGCGCTGGGAGACGCGGTGGCCGAGCTGCTGGCGTGGACCGGCTGGAGCGTCTACCGCGAGTTCTACTACAACGACGCGGGGGAGCAGATCGCCCGCCTCACCCGGAGCGTCTGGGCTCGCTACCAGCAGGAGCTCGGGGAGCAGGTCCCCTTCCCGGAGGACGGCTACCACGGGGACTACGTCGTCGATCTCGCCCGTCAGCTCATCCAGTCGGAGGGTGATCGCTTTCGCGGCGACGACTCCCAGGAGGCGCTGGAGGCGATGCGGCGCTTTGCAGTGCGCGAGCTACGCGCCGAGCAGAACCGCGACCTCGACGCGCTGCGCGTCCATTTCGACAACTTCTTCCTGGAATCGTCCCTCTATGACAGCGGACGAGTGCAGGAGACGATCGATCGGCTGCGCGAAACCGGGCTCGTCTACGAGAAGGACGGGGCCCTCTGGCTGGAGACTACACGCTTCGGGGATGACAAAGACCGGGTGATGGTCAAGAGCAGCGGCCACCCGACCTATTTCCTTCCCGACGTCGCGTATCACCTCACCAAGTGGGAGCGCGGCTTCCATCGCGCCATCAACGTCCAGGGGTCCGATCACCACGGGACTGTGGCTCGCGTGCGCGCGGGGCTACAGGCGCTCGGCCTTCCCGAGGGGTACCCCGAATACGTGCTGCACCAGATGGTGCTCGTGGTGCGCGGCGGGGAGGAGGTCAAGTTCTCGAAGCGGGCGGGGAACTACGTCACCCTGCGTGACCTCTATGAGGAGGTGGGCGTCGACGTCACCCGCTACTTCTTCCTGATGCGGCGGGCCGAGGCGCAGCTCACCTTCGACCTCGATCTGGCGCTGGATCATTCGGAGAAGAACCCGGTCTACAAGCTCCAATACGCCCACGCCCGCATGTCGTCGATCTTCCGCCGGGCCGGGATGGCCAGCGGGGACGAGGTCGACATCGGCGCTGACCTCTCGCCGCTCACCGCCGAGGCGGAGCGGGAGATCATCAAGCTCCTCCTGCGTTTCCCCGAAGTGATCTCCTCCTCAGCCGAGCGCCACACGCCGCACTCGGTCTGCGAGTATCTGGAAGAGCTGGCCGGAGCGGTGAACTCCTGGTACCACTCCGGCAACCTCGCCCCGGAGCTTCGCGTCGTCGGGACCGAGGTGCCCCCGGAGGTCAGTCGTGCCCGGCTCGTCCTCGCCCGCGCCATCCAGCTCGTGCTCGCCAACGGCCTGCGGGTTCTGGGCGTGAGTGCGCCCGAGCGAATGGAGCGTCAACCCGAAGCAGCCTGA
- a CDS encoding methylmalonyl-CoA mutase family protein → MEKHPESQRARWEEETLKPALAQHPERRERFMTSSDIEVERVYDPLSSPVDYARDLGYPGEPPYTRGIQPTMYRGRLWTMRQYAGFGTAAETNERFHLLLAAGQTGLSTAFDLPTQMGYDSDHPMAVGEVGRVGVAIDTLDDMRVLLQGVPLGKVSTSMTINATAAILLALYVAVADEQGVPRAQLSGTTQNDILKEYIARGTFIFPIEPSLRLVTDIFAFCRDELPRWNPISISGYHIREAGSTAVQEIAFTFANAVEYVRRAQAAGLRIDDFAPRLSFFFAAHNDLFEEVAKFRAARRLWGRLVRERFGGSEKSARLRFHTQTGGSTLTAQQPLNNVVRVAVQALAAILGGTQSLHTNGYDEALSLPTGEAATLALRTQQILAHESGVASTVDPLGGSYYVEALTTAIEEKAVRYLEAIEKLGGASHAIAYMQEEVHRAAYEHQLAVESGDRIVVGVNAYQEDSGPAEIEQPDYSAFEAAQRERLALHRQQRDARLVADRLSALRSAAAGSENLVPLIIGAVKDGVTLGEVSDAFREVWGVYRAA, encoded by the coding sequence GCATCCCGAGCGCCGCGAGCGCTTCATGACCTCCAGCGACATCGAGGTCGAGCGGGTTTACGATCCGCTGTCGAGCCCGGTCGACTACGCGCGCGACCTGGGGTATCCCGGCGAACCACCGTACACACGGGGCATTCAGCCAACCATGTACCGCGGCCGCCTCTGGACCATGCGCCAGTACGCCGGCTTTGGCACCGCCGCGGAGACCAACGAGCGATTCCACCTGCTCCTCGCCGCCGGACAGACCGGGCTCTCCACCGCTTTCGACCTGCCCACCCAGATGGGCTACGATTCGGACCACCCGATGGCGGTAGGCGAGGTGGGTCGAGTGGGTGTCGCGATCGACACCCTCGACGACATGCGGGTGCTGCTGCAAGGCGTGCCGCTGGGGAAGGTCTCCACCTCGATGACCATCAACGCCACGGCCGCCATTTTGCTCGCCCTGTACGTGGCGGTGGCCGACGAGCAGGGGGTCCCGCGGGCGCAGCTCTCCGGCACCACCCAGAACGACATCCTCAAGGAGTATATCGCGCGCGGCACCTTCATCTTCCCGATCGAGCCGAGCCTGCGCCTGGTCACCGACATCTTCGCCTTCTGTCGCGACGAGCTGCCGCGTTGGAATCCGATCTCGATCTCCGGCTACCACATCCGCGAGGCCGGATCCACCGCCGTGCAGGAGATCGCGTTCACCTTCGCCAACGCCGTGGAGTATGTGCGCCGCGCCCAGGCGGCTGGCCTTCGCATCGACGATTTCGCGCCGCGCCTCTCCTTCTTCTTCGCCGCGCACAACGACCTCTTCGAGGAGGTGGCCAAGTTCCGGGCCGCGCGGCGCCTCTGGGGACGGCTGGTGCGGGAGAGATTTGGCGGATCGGAGAAGAGCGCGCGCCTGAGATTTCACACCCAGACGGGAGGCTCCACCCTCACCGCCCAGCAGCCGCTCAACAACGTCGTCCGGGTTGCCGTGCAGGCGCTCGCCGCGATTCTCGGGGGAACGCAGTCGCTCCACACGAACGGCTACGACGAGGCGCTCTCGCTTCCTACAGGCGAGGCGGCCACACTCGCCCTGCGCACCCAGCAGATCCTGGCGCACGAGTCGGGCGTCGCCTCGACGGTGGACCCTCTGGGTGGCTCCTACTACGTCGAGGCGCTGACCACCGCGATCGAGGAGAAGGCCGTGCGCTATCTCGAGGCGATCGAGAAGCTGGGCGGGGCGTCTCACGCGATCGCCTACATGCAGGAGGAGGTTCACCGCGCGGCCTACGAGCACCAGCTCGCGGTGGAGTCCGGCGATCGCATCGTCGTGGGCGTCAACGCCTACCAGGAGGACTCCGGTCCTGCTGAGATCGAGCAACCGGACTACAGCGCTTTCGAGGCCGCCCAACGCGAGCGGCTCGCCCTCCATCGTCAGCAGCGCGATGCCCGCCTGGTCGCTGACCGCCTCAGCGCCCTGAGAAGCGCGGCGGCCGGCTCGGAGAACCTCGTGCCGCTCATCATCGGCGCGGTGAAGGATGGCGTGACCCTGGGGGAGGTCAGCGACGCGTTCCGGGAGGTGTGGGGAGTGTATCGGGCGGCGTAG
- a CDS encoding PfkB family carbohydrate kinase, which translates to MSLLVVGSIALDTVETPFGRAEDAIGGSATFFAASASAFGPVQVVGVIGEDFPVDALRFLSDRNVDLTGVETAPGESFRWSGVYNFDLSNRETIETRLGVFADFKPRIPEAFRASDWVFLGNIDPRLQLDVLEQIERPRFVACDTMNFWIEGSRAALIQLLGRVDLLLVNDAEARQLSGDFNLARAARWIQAQGPRYVIIKKGEHGAILFTPTSIFFAPGYPLEEVFDPTGAGDAFAGGLMGYLAQGRRINDEELRRAVVYGSAMGSFAVERFSVERFRDLKIAEIDERVRQFLEMTSFQLPLQGDLDD; encoded by the coding sequence ATGTCACTTCTGGTGGTGGGCAGCATCGCCCTCGACACGGTGGAGACGCCCTTCGGCCGCGCGGAGGATGCGATCGGCGGCTCCGCCACCTTTTTCGCGGCCTCCGCCTCGGCCTTCGGCCCGGTGCAGGTGGTGGGGGTGATCGGGGAGGATTTCCCCGTTGACGCACTGCGCTTCCTGAGCGACCGCAACGTCGATCTCACGGGGGTGGAGACCGCCCCGGGCGAGAGCTTCCGCTGGTCCGGCGTCTACAACTTCGACCTTTCCAACCGGGAAACGATCGAGACGCGGCTGGGCGTTTTCGCCGATTTCAAGCCGCGCATTCCGGAGGCGTTCCGCGCGAGCGACTGGGTCTTTCTGGGGAACATCGATCCGCGGCTGCAGCTCGACGTGCTCGAACAGATCGAGCGTCCGCGCTTCGTCGCCTGCGACACCATGAACTTCTGGATCGAAGGGTCGCGCGCGGCTCTCATCCAGTTGCTGGGGCGGGTGGATCTGCTGCTGGTGAACGATGCGGAGGCCCGTCAACTCTCGGGCGACTTCAACCTCGCCCGGGCGGCGCGATGGATCCAGGCGCAGGGCCCCCGCTACGTGATCATAAAGAAGGGCGAGCACGGCGCCATCCTCTTTACCCCCACGAGCATCTTCTTTGCCCCGGGCTATCCGCTGGAGGAGGTCTTCGACCCCACCGGCGCGGGGGATGCGTTCGCGGGAGGGTTGATGGGATATCTGGCGCAGGGGCGCCGGATCAACGACGAGGAGCTGCGACGCGCTGTCGTCTACGGCTCCGCGATGGGTTCTTTCGCCGTGGAGCGCTTCTCGGTCGAGCGCTTCCGTGATCTGAAGATCGCCGAGATCGACGAGCGTGTTCGTCAGTTTCTGGAGATGACCAGCTTCCAGCTTCCGCTGCAGGGGGATCTCGATGACTGA